The following are encoded in a window of Methylicorpusculum oleiharenae genomic DNA:
- a CDS encoding PQQ-dependent catabolism-associated beta-propeller protein gives MKAWMISAGFLIALSAAAHAETVYVTLEKDNAIAVVDPIAGSLLKTVSVGQRPRGIAISNDYKYLFVATSDDNTIKVIDSESLLEIGRLPSGEDPETFALTPDGKRLFASNEDDNTVTVIDIATKQAVQQIPVGVEPEGVAASPDGQWVVSATEATNMLHWIDAKTLTISDNTLVDPRPRALSFTSDSQFLWVTSEMAGTVTVLDAKTRQIVKKIKLSVQGVTDDTIQPVGVVIDKDQHWAYVAMGPANRVAVINAKTFEVEKYLLVGQRVWNLAFSPDQKRLYTTNGLSNDVSIIDLDNHKVTKSIGVGRYPWGVVSKP, from the coding sequence ATGAAAGCTTGGATGATAAGCGCGGGTTTTCTTATCGCGTTAAGTGCGGCCGCTCATGCCGAGACGGTGTATGTCACTCTGGAAAAAGATAATGCAATTGCTGTCGTCGATCCCATTGCAGGGAGTCTCCTTAAAACCGTTTCAGTTGGGCAGCGGCCCAGAGGCATTGCCATTAGCAATGATTATAAATATCTGTTTGTAGCAACCAGTGACGACAATACTATTAAAGTGATTGACTCAGAATCATTGCTTGAGATTGGCAGGCTCCCTTCCGGTGAAGATCCGGAAACTTTTGCATTAACGCCCGATGGTAAACGCCTTTTTGCTTCAAATGAGGACGACAATACCGTCACTGTGATCGATATTGCGACAAAACAAGCAGTTCAACAAATACCGGTTGGTGTGGAACCTGAAGGAGTTGCTGCAAGCCCAGATGGCCAATGGGTTGTCAGTGCGACTGAGGCAACGAACATGCTGCATTGGATAGACGCAAAAACACTGACAATCAGTGATAATACGCTGGTCGATCCTCGGCCCAGAGCCTTGAGTTTTACATCAGACAGTCAGTTTTTATGGGTGACATCGGAAATGGCGGGAACAGTCACTGTGCTTGATGCCAAAACTCGGCAAATAGTAAAAAAAATTAAACTATCCGTTCAAGGCGTTACGGACGACACTATTCAGCCTGTTGGTGTTGTTATCGATAAAGATCAGCACTGGGCTTATGTTGCTATGGGACCGGCCAACCGGGTTGCAGTGATCAACGCTAAAACCTTTGAAGTTGAAAAATACTTGCTGGTGGGACAACGCGTATGGAATCTGGCGTTTTCACCGGATCAAAAAAGACTTTATACAACGAATGGCCTCAGCAATGATGTTTCCATCATTGATCTGGACAATCATAAAGTGACTAAATCTATCGGTGTAGGGCGCTACCCTTGGGGCGTGGTGTCAAAGCCATGA
- a CDS encoding PilZ domain-containing protein, with protein MPSTPSKDVDDPIPYDDDLVHSNRRKSVRYVRNDIQTTLSIRNFIGLKSTMDVKLFDISSRGVNISVAKRLKIGKPVYLTFRFEDGVEFKINAFIKNCCIKSEYQYGIKFEKQENNLADHLLKTQVDLVFK; from the coding sequence ATGCCGTCAACCCCAAGTAAAGATGTTGATGACCCAATTCCCTATGACGACGATCTGGTTCATTCCAATAGAAGAAAATCAGTGCGTTATGTCCGCAATGATATTCAAACCACCCTCTCGATCCGAAATTTCATAGGCTTGAAAAGCACAATGGATGTCAAGCTTTTCGATATAAGCAGCCGGGGTGTAAACATTTCAGTTGCTAAACGGCTAAAAATCGGAAAACCAGTCTACCTGACTTTTAGATTCGAGGACGGTGTAGAATTTAAAATTAATGCTTTTATCAAAAACTGTTGTATCAAATCTGAATATCAATACGGAATCAAGTTCGAAAAGCAAGAAAATAATTTGGCTGATCATTTACTTAAGACTCAAGTAGATCTAGTATTCAAATAG
- a CDS encoding glutamine--tRNA ligase/YqeY domain fusion protein, which produces MSTNENQSTSNFIRHIINNDLKQNKNNGRVATRFPPEPNGYLHIGHAKSICLNFGTAAEYQGTCNLRFDDTNPEKESIEYMESIERDVKWLGFEWHELRHASDYFEQLYQYAVDLIKQDKAYVDSLSPEEIRQYRGTLTEPGKESPDRSRSIEENLRLFEGMRNGDFADGQYVLRAKIDMASPNINMRDPAIYRIRRAHHHRTGDQWCIYPMYDYTHCISDALENITHSLCTLEFEDHRPLYDWVLDQLDVPCHPQQIEFARLQLEYSIVSKRKLNQLVMEKHVDGWDDPRMPTLAGLRRAGVTPNAIRDFCERIGITKKDSWIEMAVLENSIREDLNENSPRAMAVLKPLRIVIDNYPEDQVESLDISNHPQHPEMGSRNIQFSKTVLIEHDDFAEVPPSGFKRLINGGEVRLRGAYVIKCNEISKDEQGNIVELRCTYDPDTLGKNPEGRKVKGVIHWVSEQHSVPAELRLYDRLFNHPNPDTLTNFLDALNPHSLEVLKYCRVESSLATSAPGSRFQFERLGYFCRDLQDTDKGVMVFNRTVTLRDTWGK; this is translated from the coding sequence ATGTCAACAAACGAAAATCAATCGACTTCAAATTTTATCCGTCACATAATCAACAATGATCTGAAACAAAACAAGAACAATGGCAGGGTCGCCACCCGGTTTCCTCCCGAACCCAATGGTTATCTGCATATAGGTCATGCCAAATCGATTTGCCTGAATTTCGGGACAGCTGCTGAATATCAAGGCACCTGCAATCTGCGTTTTGATGACACCAACCCTGAAAAAGAAAGCATCGAGTATATGGAATCCATAGAAAGAGATGTGAAATGGCTGGGTTTTGAATGGCACGAATTAAGACATGCTTCGGATTATTTCGAACAACTTTACCAGTATGCAGTTGATTTGATTAAACAGGATAAAGCCTATGTTGACAGCTTGTCACCTGAAGAAATAAGACAATATCGGGGCACGCTTACCGAACCCGGCAAGGAAAGTCCCGACAGAAGCCGGAGCATAGAAGAGAACTTACGGCTGTTCGAAGGTATGCGAAATGGCGATTTTGCTGATGGCCAGTATGTGTTGCGGGCAAAAATCGACATGGCTTCTCCGAACATCAACATGCGCGATCCTGCCATTTATCGGATTCGCCGCGCTCACCACCATCGGACCGGCGATCAGTGGTGTATTTATCCGATGTATGATTACACCCACTGTATTTCCGATGCACTGGAGAACATCACTCATTCATTGTGTACACTGGAATTTGAAGACCATCGCCCTCTTTATGACTGGGTCCTGGACCAACTCGATGTGCCCTGCCATCCGCAACAGATTGAATTTGCGCGCTTACAACTGGAATACAGTATCGTCAGCAAACGCAAACTCAATCAGCTGGTCATGGAAAAACATGTCGACGGCTGGGATGATCCGCGTATGCCCACTCTTGCAGGTCTGAGACGAGCCGGAGTGACCCCCAATGCCATTCGCGATTTTTGCGAACGTATCGGTATCACCAAAAAAGACTCCTGGATTGAAATGGCTGTACTTGAAAACAGCATTCGTGAAGATCTTAACGAAAACTCGCCCAGAGCCATGGCGGTATTAAAACCACTAAGAATCGTTATCGACAATTATCCTGAAGATCAGGTTGAGTCTCTTGACATCAGCAATCATCCGCAGCACCCGGAAATGGGCTCCCGCAACATTCAGTTTTCAAAAACCGTACTGATTGAACACGATGATTTTGCCGAGGTGCCGCCATCGGGATTCAAGCGTTTGATTAATGGCGGCGAAGTGCGTTTACGTGGAGCTTATGTCATTAAATGCAATGAAATCAGCAAAGATGAACAAGGGAACATTGTCGAACTTCGTTGTACCTACGATCCCGATACACTGGGCAAAAATCCTGAAGGCCGTAAAGTAAAAGGCGTTATTCATTGGGTATCCGAACAGCATTCAGTACCCGCTGAATTACGCCTGTACGATAGGCTATTCAATCATCCTAACCCTGATACATTAACCAACTTCCTGGATGCGCTGAATCCACATTCACTTGAAGTGCTTAAGTATTGTCGCGTTGAATCCAGTCTGGCGACATCGGCACCTGGCAGCCGTTTTCAGTTTGAACGCTTGGGTTATTTTTGCCGCGACCTTCAAGATACCGACAAAGGCGTTATGGTGTTTAACCGGACGGTGACCCTCAGAGACACCTGGGGGAAATAA
- a CDS encoding ABC transporter substrate-binding protein, protein MAYPFKLRVLFLYFFWVGLAAAANEKEIKIAYFSQELAPPQSLSNLDPFIKDKGFPGAQLGIADNNTTGRFTGQVYIIDKIAVPIQGDSYQLFKDKVLNKYAFVIADLPASQLEKISELAKPDQMLIFDANTSDDALRTKCLPQVLFILPSRAMRADALAQYMMKKRWSKWFLVVGPAKEDALFAAAIKRSAKRFGIKITAEKKWEHTFDARKTEQSDIPTFTQSGDYDVLVVADEQGAFGEYLDYRTWSPRPVIGTQGLIATAWHKTHEQWGAIQMQNRFKDKIGRWMEESDYGAYMAVRAIGEAATRTHSVNLADIKAYMMSEDFALQGYKGKPLSFRVWDGQMRQPILLAAPRSLVAVAPVEGFLHPKTELDTLGFDQPESLCK, encoded by the coding sequence ATGGCTTACCCTTTTAAATTAAGAGTACTGTTTCTTTATTTTTTTTGGGTTGGTTTAGCCGCGGCAGCAAATGAAAAAGAGATCAAGATTGCCTATTTCAGCCAGGAACTTGCCCCGCCGCAGTCGCTGTCCAATCTTGACCCTTTTATAAAAGATAAAGGCTTTCCTGGCGCGCAACTCGGTATTGCTGATAACAATACAACCGGCCGATTCACAGGACAAGTCTATATCATCGATAAGATAGCAGTCCCTATACAAGGAGACAGTTATCAGCTTTTTAAGGATAAAGTCCTCAATAAATACGCATTTGTCATTGCCGATTTGCCGGCTTCACAATTAGAAAAAATCAGTGAACTGGCTAAGCCTGATCAGATGCTCATTTTTGATGCAAATACGTCGGATGATGCCTTAAGAACAAAATGCTTACCTCAAGTGTTGTTTATTCTCCCCAGTCGCGCAATGCGGGCCGATGCTCTTGCGCAATACATGATGAAAAAACGTTGGTCAAAGTGGTTTCTGGTCGTCGGACCTGCCAAAGAAGACGCGCTTTTTGCGGCTGCAATTAAACGTTCGGCTAAGCGTTTTGGAATCAAGATAACCGCTGAAAAAAAATGGGAACATACCTTTGATGCCCGTAAAACCGAGCAGTCTGATATTCCAACATTTACGCAGTCCGGGGATTATGATGTTTTGGTTGTTGCCGACGAACAGGGTGCATTCGGCGAGTATTTGGATTATCGCACCTGGAGTCCCAGGCCGGTTATCGGTACACAAGGTCTTATTGCAACAGCGTGGCACAAAACACATGAGCAATGGGGGGCGATACAAATGCAAAACCGTTTCAAGGATAAAATAGGTCGATGGATGGAAGAATCGGATTACGGCGCATACATGGCCGTGAGAGCCATAGGTGAAGCGGCAACGCGGACCCATTCTGTAAATTTGGCTGATATTAAAGCCTATATGATGAGTGAAGACTTTGCCCTGCAGGGCTATAAAGGCAAACCACTATCCTTTCGGGTTTGGGATGGCCAGATGCGACAGCCCATTTTACTGGCTGCGCCTCGCTCACTGGTGGCTGTTGCCCCCGTAGAAGGTTTTTTACATCCTAAAACAGAATTGGATACCTTAGGCTTCGATCAACCTGAATCACTTTGTAAATGA
- a CDS encoding ABC transporter permease, translated as MRLLHFWRAMWGIIWRELWRFLKQKERFVSALVRPLIWLFVFAAGFRSALGIAISPPYETYILYEVYITPGLIGMIQLFNGMQSSLSMVYDREMGSMRILMVSPLPRWFLLTSKLIAGTAVSVLQVYVFLLIAWFYEIEAPLEGYLWVLPALLMAGMMLGALGLLLSSFIKQLENFAGVMNFVIFPLFFLSTALYPLWKLKESSELLHTLAYYNPFSQAVELIRFALYGQFNLEAFIYVSVAFVIFMIAAIFGYNPSKGMMTRKGGA; from the coding sequence ATGAGATTACTCCATTTCTGGAGAGCCATGTGGGGCATTATCTGGCGTGAGTTATGGCGTTTCCTCAAGCAGAAAGAACGGTTTGTGTCCGCTTTGGTGCGGCCCTTGATTTGGCTTTTTGTGTTTGCAGCGGGTTTTCGCTCTGCTTTGGGGATCGCGATATCACCCCCTTACGAAACGTATATTTTGTATGAAGTTTATATCACCCCGGGTTTAATCGGTATGATTCAATTATTTAACGGTATGCAGAGTTCTTTATCCATGGTGTATGACCGGGAAATGGGCAGCATGCGTATCCTTATGGTTTCGCCCTTGCCCCGTTGGTTTTTGTTAACCAGCAAATTGATAGCCGGAACCGCGGTTTCGGTCTTACAAGTCTACGTTTTTCTTTTGATAGCCTGGTTTTATGAAATTGAAGCGCCCTTGGAGGGGTATCTTTGGGTGCTGCCTGCTTTATTAATGGCGGGGATGATGCTGGGGGCTTTGGGCTTATTGCTTTCTTCATTTATCAAGCAATTGGAAAACTTTGCAGGGGTAATGAATTTTGTCATTTTCCCCCTCTTTTTTCTATCCACAGCGCTTTATCCCCTTTGGAAGCTCAAGGAATCTAGCGAATTGTTGCATACCTTGGCATACTACAACCCTTTTTCTCAAGCGGTTGAGCTGATCCGTTTTGCATTGTATGGTCAATTCAATCTTGAGGCTTTCATTTACGTATCGGTTGCTTTCGTCATTTTTATGATTGCGGCAATTTTTGGCTATAATCCATCAAAAGGCATGATGACCAGAAAAGGGGGAGCTTAA
- a CDS encoding Na/Pi cotransporter family protein: MQNILLILGVPFLIYGFWLSNDFTGIAAGISIFLFGMLALEQGFNAFTGGTLERILRKTTRTNWRSLWFGILATSLMQSSSLVSIITISFISAGLLELAAGIGVIFGANLGTSTGAWLIAGFGLKVNLSEYALPLLVFGILFIFQGNKKIKGLGYILAGLGFLFLGIHYMKESFEAIKETLDLVEYAITGIRGLLIYTLMGFAATIIMQSSHATMVLIITALAAHQITYENALALAIGSNVGTTITAILGSLGANVEGKRLAAAHFLFNMVTGVLALVLIQYFEACVDWVAQILTIAADNYTVKLAIFHSLFNLFGIILLFPFIDQLVKVLEKIIKPAKSNIFKPKYLTDSAAGFPETFVESVRLETIHLYENAIHIVLKTFGLHRRDLLDNDMLWAALQKDSTGTYYDIDAGYEKRIKGIFSAIIEFISQATFSREMEQSSKLYWLRNSGRHIVEAIKDTKHLQKNWIRYGRSQSAEARDEYQKIAFQIALMIREIEQFRQKIAQNELPLLSLDSLKSKIEEDDLQVTRQIEKLIREKKITPQTGSSLINDSAYMYSIKSNLVKAAETLFLHKSPQMFRPELKLALNDSEIKQVIEKINPAYEQNSDLN; this comes from the coding sequence ATGCAAAATATTCTGCTCATCCTTGGTGTCCCCTTCCTCATTTATGGCTTCTGGCTCAGCAACGACTTTACTGGCATTGCCGCCGGTATTTCGATTTTTTTATTTGGCATGCTCGCCCTGGAGCAAGGTTTTAACGCTTTTACCGGCGGCACACTTGAACGGATTCTAAGAAAAACCACGAGGACAAATTGGCGCAGCCTATGGTTCGGGATTCTTGCAACATCGTTGATGCAATCCAGTTCGCTGGTCTCTATCATCACAATTTCATTTATCAGTGCCGGACTGCTTGAACTCGCTGCAGGTATAGGCGTTATCTTCGGTGCAAATCTGGGCACGTCTACCGGAGCCTGGCTGATTGCAGGGTTTGGACTTAAAGTCAATTTATCTGAATACGCCCTCCCGCTATTAGTCTTCGGCATTCTGTTTATTTTTCAAGGCAATAAAAAAATAAAAGGACTGGGTTACATTCTGGCAGGCCTGGGATTTTTATTCCTTGGCATTCATTATATGAAAGAAAGTTTTGAAGCCATCAAAGAGACACTTGATCTGGTTGAATACGCCATAACCGGAATACGCGGCTTACTGATATATACCCTGATGGGATTTGCCGCCACCATCATCATGCAATCCAGTCACGCGACTATGGTTTTGATTATCACCGCACTAGCCGCTCACCAGATAACCTATGAAAATGCTTTAGCTTTGGCGATAGGATCCAATGTTGGAACAACGATTACGGCAATATTGGGATCGCTGGGCGCCAATGTGGAAGGAAAACGGCTTGCAGCAGCCCATTTTTTATTTAATATGGTCACCGGCGTACTTGCACTTGTTTTAATCCAGTACTTTGAAGCATGTGTTGATTGGGTTGCACAGATTTTAACCATCGCAGCTGATAACTACACGGTTAAGCTGGCTATTTTTCATAGTCTATTTAATCTGTTTGGCATCATTTTGCTGTTTCCATTTATTGACCAATTGGTTAAAGTGCTGGAGAAAATCATTAAACCGGCCAAATCCAATATTTTTAAGCCCAAATATTTAACAGACTCAGCCGCAGGATTTCCCGAAACTTTTGTCGAATCGGTCCGACTGGAAACCATTCATCTTTATGAAAACGCCATTCATATTGTGCTTAAAACGTTCGGATTACACCGACGGGACCTTCTTGACAATGACATGCTTTGGGCTGCATTGCAAAAAGACAGCACCGGTACTTATTACGACATCGATGCGGGCTACGAAAAACGCATCAAAGGTATCTTCAGCGCAATTATTGAGTTTATAAGTCAAGCCACATTCAGCCGTGAAATGGAACAATCTTCCAAACTTTATTGGCTCAGGAATTCAGGCCGTCATATTGTCGAAGCCATCAAAGATACCAAGCATTTGCAAAAAAACTGGATACGTTACGGGCGCTCACAATCAGCCGAAGCCCGAGATGAATATCAGAAAATAGCGTTTCAGATTGCGTTGATGATCAGGGAAATCGAGCAATTCAGACAAAAAATAGCTCAAAATGAATTGCCTTTGCTGTCGCTGGACTCATTAAAATCGAAAATAGAAGAAGATGATCTTCAAGTGACCCGCCAGATAGAAAAGCTGATCAGAGAGAAAAAAATAACCCCACAGACCGGCTCGTCTCTGATCAATGATAGCGCTTATATGTACAGTATTAAGTCAAATCTTGTAAAAGCTGCGGAGACTTTATTTCTGCACAAAAGCCCGCAAATGTTTCGCCCCGAACTCAAATTGGCTTTGAATGACTCGGAAATAAAACAGGTAATAGAAAAAATCAACCCCGCTTACGAACAAAATTCCGATCTGAACTGA
- a CDS encoding ABC transporter ATP-binding protein, with protein sequence MSSAALTIQNLSFAYGNKLALDQVNITVNSGECTLLLGPNGAGKSTLFSLITRLYDSHHGRISLAGFDIKKQSTQALARLGVVFQQATLDMDLSVIQNLRYHCALHGLSRKTAASRIQEELERLKMFERRFESVRQLNGGHRRRVEIARALLHKPSLLLLDEPTVGLDIPSRQAIVDYVHQLAVDENIAVLWASHLTDEIYPQDRLVILHKGVIRAQGSVEEVLQITSADTVNKAFYALTQGEAS encoded by the coding sequence ATGAGTTCAGCCGCCTTAACGATTCAGAATTTAAGTTTCGCCTACGGAAATAAACTCGCGTTGGATCAAGTCAACATCACGGTGAATTCTGGCGAATGTACTTTGCTGCTGGGTCCCAACGGCGCAGGGAAAAGCACGCTTTTTTCATTGATTACTCGCCTTTACGACAGTCATCACGGGCGTATTTCGCTTGCCGGTTTTGATATTAAAAAGCAGAGTACTCAGGCTTTAGCCCGGTTGGGTGTCGTCTTTCAGCAGGCGACGCTGGATATGGATTTGTCGGTTATCCAGAACCTGCGCTATCACTGCGCATTACACGGTTTAAGCCGGAAAACTGCGGCATCACGGATTCAAGAGGAACTGGAACGCTTAAAAATGTTTGAGCGCCGCTTTGAATCAGTTCGGCAATTGAATGGAGGTCACCGGCGGCGAGTTGAAATTGCAAGAGCTTTGCTGCATAAACCCTCTTTGCTGCTCCTGGATGAGCCCACCGTAGGTCTTGACATACCCAGTCGTCAAGCGATTGTCGACTACGTGCATCAGTTAGCGGTTGATGAAAACATCGCGGTTTTATGGGCCAGCCACCTGACGGACGAAATTTATCCTCAGGATCGTTTAGTGATATTGCATAAAGGCGTTATTCGGGCTCAAGGCAGTGTTGAAGAAGTACTTCAAATAACATCGGCAGATACCGTTAACAAGGCTTTTTATGCGCTGACTCAAGGAGAAGCATCATGA
- a CDS encoding MOSC domain-containing protein, protein MHLKSIYVYPVKSLGGFNVKSWPVNEKGLLHDRRWVIVDKENRFITQRQLPKMALISTSLSEEGLHLSAESMPPITVPYESGHTTSLKVKIWNDSCLAKPALQAASNWLSHFLETDCRLVYQPEDAVRAVDPNYAKPNDKIYFSDGFPFLIISEASLVALNEEMNENFSMTRFRPNLVVTGCEPYAEDTWRTIQIGAIEFRLPKPCSRCSITTIDPLTGQQGKEPLRTLNRTRKWNNQVFFGQNALHDRPGKLHIDDALIVLSHGPKQPPLQ, encoded by the coding sequence ATGCATCTCAAGTCAATTTATGTCTATCCGGTAAAATCCCTTGGGGGATTTAATGTTAAATCATGGCCCGTTAACGAAAAAGGATTATTGCACGACAGAAGGTGGGTAATAGTTGATAAGGAAAACCGTTTTATTACTCAACGGCAATTGCCAAAAATGGCATTAATCAGCACGTCGCTGTCTGAAGAAGGTTTGCATCTTTCCGCAGAATCGATGCCGCCGATAACAGTGCCTTATGAATCGGGTCATACGACTTCTTTAAAAGTTAAAATCTGGAATGACAGTTGTTTAGCAAAACCCGCATTACAAGCAGCCAGTAACTGGCTAAGCCATTTTTTAGAAACTGATTGTCGTTTAGTCTATCAGCCCGAGGATGCTGTTCGTGCTGTTGATCCAAACTACGCAAAGCCTAATGACAAAATCTACTTTTCAGACGGATTTCCTTTTTTAATCATTTCCGAAGCTTCACTTGTGGCTTTGAATGAGGAAATGAACGAAAACTTTTCAATGACGCGTTTTAGGCCGAATCTTGTAGTGACTGGTTGCGAGCCTTATGCAGAAGATACTTGGCGAACCATTCAAATTGGTGCAATTGAGTTTCGGCTACCTAAACCTTGTTCTCGCTGCTCTATCACTACGATTGATCCTCTTACCGGGCAACAAGGTAAAGAACCGCTACGTACACTTAATCGAACCAGAAAATGGAATAACCAAGTCTTTTTTGGTCAAAATGCACTTCATGATAGGCCAGGAAAATTACACATTGATGATGCGCTAATTGTTCTGAGTCATGGACCCAAACAACCACCGCTCCAATAA
- the rfbB gene encoding dTDP-glucose 4,6-dehydratase: MQQYKTIIVTGGAGFIGSNFVHQMLKRGDTKVITLDALTYAGNLETLADVDDDINHRFVLGSIGDKSLVDYLLSRYQPDAIINFAAESHVDRSIDDPGSFIQTNVVGTYGLLESAKNYWQQLDENARDNFRFLHVSTDEVYGSLGEEGKFTEETPYQPNSPYSASKAASDHLVRAYYHTYGLPVLTTNCSNNYGPYQFPEKLIPLMILNAMSGKALPIYGQGLNIRDWLYVEDHCKAIEAVLCKGRVGQVYNIGGNNEKTNVEVVDTLCSLLDELLPHSSFSPHKQLVKFVVDRPGHDLRYAIDAGKIKNELGWEPEETFETGLRKTVQWYIDHPNWWTNILDGSYRGERLGLQGKQN, translated from the coding sequence ATGCAACAGTACAAAACTATCATCGTTACCGGTGGTGCAGGATTTATAGGAAGTAATTTCGTCCATCAGATGCTGAAGAGGGGTGACACTAAAGTCATTACTCTGGATGCGCTGACTTACGCAGGTAATTTGGAAACCCTTGCAGATGTCGATGATGATATTAACCATCGTTTTGTGCTGGGATCCATCGGCGATAAAAGCCTGGTTGATTATTTACTGTCCAGGTACCAACCGGATGCAATTATCAATTTTGCAGCGGAGAGTCATGTCGATCGATCCATCGATGATCCGGGGTCATTCATACAAACTAATGTTGTGGGTACTTACGGGTTGCTCGAATCGGCGAAAAACTACTGGCAACAGCTGGATGAAAACGCCCGTGATAATTTTCGCTTTTTGCATGTTTCAACCGATGAAGTTTATGGTTCATTGGGCGAGGAGGGCAAGTTTACCGAAGAAACTCCCTATCAACCTAATTCTCCTTATTCTGCATCCAAAGCCGCTTCTGATCATCTGGTAAGAGCTTATTACCATACCTATGGCCTGCCGGTTCTGACAACAAATTGCTCAAATAATTACGGGCCCTATCAATTTCCTGAAAAGCTCATTCCTTTGATGATCTTGAATGCCATGTCGGGAAAAGCCCTGCCTATCTATGGGCAAGGGCTCAACATTAGAGACTGGTTGTATGTTGAAGATCACTGCAAGGCAATTGAAGCTGTGTTATGCAAAGGCCGGGTCGGGCAGGTTTACAATATTGGCGGTAATAATGAGAAAACAAATGTAGAAGTAGTCGATACACTGTGTTCGCTTTTGGACGAGCTCTTACCTCATTCATCATTTAGCCCTCATAAACAATTGGTCAAGTTTGTCGTCGATCGGCCAGGGCATGATCTTCGCTATGCAATAGATGCAGGGAAAATAAAAAATGAGCTGGGTTGGGAGCCGGAAGAGACTTTTGAAACCGGATTAAGAAAAACCGTCCAATGGTATATCGACCATCCGAATTGGTGGACAAATATTTTAGATGGCAGCTATCGTGGCGAGCGTTTGGGTTTACAAGGTAAACAGAACTGA